Proteins encoded in a region of the Alphaproteobacteria bacterium genome:
- a CDS encoding rod shape-determining protein, whose amino-acid sequence MFSKLLGFLSADMAIDLGTANTLVYVRGRGIVLNEPSVVAIVMIKGKKQVLAVGDEAKLMLGRTPGNIQAIRPLRDGVIADFEVAEEMIKHFIRKVHNRRSFVSPRVIICVPSGSTAVERRAIQESAESAGARQVFLIEEPMAAAIGAGLPVTEPTGSMVVDIGGGTTEVAVLSLGGIVYSRSVRVGGDLMDEAIISYIRRHHNLLIGEGSAERIKKQIGSACAPEKGEGPIMTVKGRDLMNGVPKELTISQSQIAESLAEPVSQIIEAVKTALEQTPPELAADIVDKGIILTGGGSLLANLDFVLRHATGLPVSIAEDALSCVALGTGRALEEMKTLKNVLIN is encoded by the coding sequence ATGTTCTCTAAACTTCTTGGTTTTCTTTCAGCAGATATGGCAATTGATCTTGGTACAGCAAATACTCTTGTTTACGTCAGAGGACGCGGGATTGTTTTAAATGAGCCATCAGTTGTTGCAATCGTTATGATTAAGGGAAAAAAGCAAGTTCTTGCTGTGGGTGATGAAGCAAAATTAATGCTCGGAAGAACGCCAGGTAACATTCAAGCCATTCGTCCTTTAAGAGATGGGGTTATTGCAGACTTTGAAGTCGCTGAAGAAATGATCAAACATTTTATTCGTAAAGTCCATAATCGTCGCAGTTTCGTAAGTCCGCGTGTGATTATTTGCGTTCCATCAGGCTCAACAGCTGTTGAGCGTCGTGCAATTCAAGAATCAGCTGAATCAGCGGGTGCAAGACAAGTCTTTTTGATTGAAGAGCCTATGGCTGCTGCGATTGGTGCTGGCTTACCAGTGACTGAGCCAACAGGATCTATGGTTGTTGATATCGGGGGCGGAACAACAGAGGTTGCTGTTCTATCTTTAGGTGGTATTGTTTATTCTAGATCAGTGCGTGTCGGTGGCGATCTGATGGATGAAGCGATTATCAGCTATATTCGTCGTCATCATAATTTGCTCATTGGTGAAGGTTCAGCAGAACGTATCAAAAAACAGATTGGATCAGCTTGCGCTCCTGAAAAAGGAGAAGGGCCGATTATGACTGTAAAAGGACGTGATTTGATGAATGGTGTTCCAAAAGAGCTTACCATTAGCCAAAGCCAGATTGCAGAAAGTCTCGCTGAACCCGTCAGCCAAATCATTGAAGCTGTTAAAACAGCTCTAGAGCAGACACCGCCAGAGTTAGCTGCTGATATCGTTGACAAAGGAATCATTTTAACGGGTGGCGGATCATTGCTTGCAAACCTAGACTTTGTTTTAAGACATGCAACGGGTCTACCTGTCTCTATTGCTGAAGATGCTTTATCATGCGTTGCTCTGGGAACAGGGCGTGCGCTCGAGGAAATGAAAACGCTGAAAAATGTGTTGATCAATTAA
- a CDS encoding TIGR03087 family PEP-CTERM/XrtA system glycosyltransferase, with the protein MEKEHLLFLVHRIPYPPNKGDKIRSWHILQNLSEVYHVHVGGFIDHEPDWVYVPTIAAITKSHCFLPLKPLQAKIRSLKALITGKSLTEYYFFDERLAEWVEEMRTMHHIKKVFVFSSGMASYIMNEGWIDAIKVMDFVDVDSDKWAQYAMQKSFPLSWIYRREGRKLQSFEKKIAQFCTASLFVSEKERNFFLSQNPDLKMKTVKAVMNGVDLSFWDWELSFPSPYPEGKEVIVFSGAMDYWPNIDAVTWFCQDVMPMLRNVLPNVLFAIVGSNPSPDVKALVNEGNILVTGSVTDIRPYISHAKVSVAPMRVSRGIQNKVLEAMVMGKPVIATHLALSALEDLSCEAMTADEPAKFRDSVLKLLNDGAQQEKIGKKARLFIQKNYSWDLSHRVIRALFENK; encoded by the coding sequence ATGGAAAAAGAACATCTTCTCTTTTTGGTGCACCGTATCCCATATCCGCCAAACAAAGGGGATAAGATTCGATCTTGGCATATTTTACAGAATCTAAGTGAGGTTTATCATGTTCATGTGGGTGGATTTATAGATCATGAGCCGGATTGGGTCTATGTGCCAACTATCGCTGCGATTACAAAGAGCCACTGTTTTTTACCTCTAAAGCCTTTACAGGCAAAGATAAGGTCATTGAAAGCATTGATCACAGGTAAAAGTTTGACAGAATATTATTTTTTTGATGAGCGTCTTGCAGAATGGGTTGAGGAAATGCGCACAATGCACCATATCAAGAAGGTTTTTGTTTTTTCATCAGGCATGGCATCCTACATTATGAATGAGGGGTGGATAGATGCCATAAAGGTTATGGATTTTGTGGATGTTGATTCAGATAAATGGGCGCAATATGCAATGCAAAAATCATTTCCTTTGTCTTGGATTTACAGGCGTGAAGGCAGAAAATTACAGAGTTTTGAGAAGAAAATAGCACAATTTTGTACAGCAAGCCTTTTTGTGTCAGAGAAAGAACGCAATTTCTTTTTAAGTCAAAATCCTGATCTAAAAATGAAAACTGTAAAAGCTGTGATGAATGGTGTTGACTTGTCCTTTTGGGATTGGGAATTGTCTTTCCCATCACCTTATCCTGAAGGGAAAGAAGTTATTGTTTTTTCTGGCGCAATGGATTATTGGCCAAATATTGATGCTGTGACATGGTTTTGTCAAGATGTTATGCCTATGCTCCGTAATGTCTTGCCAAATGTGCTTTTTGCGATTGTTGGATCGAATCCAAGTCCTGATGTAAAAGCGCTGGTGAATGAGGGAAATATTTTAGTAACCGGGTCCGTTACGGACATAAGGCCTTATATCTCTCATGCGAAAGTTTCTGTTGCACCTATGAGAGTTTCACGTGGTATACAGAATAAAGTGTTAGAGGCAATGGTTATGGGTAAGCCTGTCATTGCGACTCACTTAGCTCTTTCTGCTTTAGAGGACCTCTCTTGTGAGGCAATGACAGCAGATGAGCCAGCGAAATTTAGAGATTCGGTCCTCAAATTGCTGAATGATGGTGCACAACAAGAAAAGATAGGAAAAAAAGCACGTTTGTTCATTCAAAAAAATTATTCATGGGATCTAAGTCATCGAGTGATTCGCGCCCTTTTTGAGAATAAATAA
- the mreD gene encoding rod shape-determining protein MreD — MTVLSSAYFVKNPVKKLVPGFILMALMIFRFVPQGFYGSAILVDAFLIGALFYWSLFASNLVPLIFCFVFGLCYDLLAGTLLGVMPLCFLVLRSAAYYRRVRFIRSPFSKIWQYFALSVILAGFVRYLLFSYHAKSMSLFLPLAYDYLLTILFFPLSFFVMRKIHQWLLAS; from the coding sequence ATGACTGTATTATCGAGTGCGTACTTTGTGAAAAATCCTGTAAAAAAGCTTGTTCCAGGTTTTATTCTGATGGCTTTAATGATTTTTAGATTTGTTCCTCAAGGGTTTTATGGGTCGGCAATTCTTGTTGATGCTTTTTTGATTGGTGCTTTATTTTATTGGTCTCTCTTTGCTTCAAATCTTGTGCCTCTTATTTTTTGTTTTGTGTTTGGATTATGTTACGATTTGTTGGCAGGTACGCTACTGGGTGTTATGCCACTTTGTTTTTTGGTTTTAAGGTCAGCTGCTTATTACCGCCGTGTTCGGTTCATACGCTCTCCTTTTTCCAAAATATGGCAATATTTCGCTTTGTCGGTTATTCTTGCAGGTTTTGTACGGTATCTGCTTTTTTCTTACCATGCGAAGAGCATGTCTCTCTTTTTGCCCCTTGCTTACGATTACCTCTTAACGATTTTATTTTTCCCTTTGTCTTTTTTTGTGATGAGGAAAATCCATCAGTGGCTTTTAGCTTCGTAA
- the mreC gene encoding rod shape-determining protein MreC, with translation MRPIVKSRASSFRAYTQKLTLLFFLVFSILLASFHSSEPEKIKPIQTYFDDVSAGILSLFTSPGHVFVRLYDSIHHYFVVYAENEQLRYENAQLKLWQQTALRLESENHSMKSLLALKDHGGQSYISAKIVGDAISPFSKTYLLKVGAHDGIKMGQAVVVGKVLVGHIVEVGQSSSRVLLLSDFDSHIAVKFLSSGDRAMINGNGLNGVSIEFIGDDVRYLKDDYIVTSGVEGYLPEGLLIGRLKPGTMDIVPLINYERLDIVQIVIENKSLLEEIDKLGQE, from the coding sequence ATGCGTCCGATCGTTAAAAGCAGAGCCTCTTCTTTTAGAGCCTACACGCAGAAGCTAACACTCCTTTTTTTCTTGGTGTTTTCGATTTTGCTGGCCAGTTTTCATTCATCTGAACCTGAGAAAATTAAACCGATTCAGACCTATTTTGATGATGTATCTGCTGGAATTTTGAGCCTTTTCACAAGCCCTGGGCATGTTTTTGTGAGGCTTTACGATTCCATCCATCACTATTTTGTTGTTTACGCCGAGAATGAGCAATTGCGATATGAGAATGCTCAATTGAAGCTCTGGCAACAAACGGCTTTAAGGCTTGAATCAGAAAATCATTCTATGAAATCTCTTTTGGCTTTAAAGGATCATGGTGGTCAGTCTTATATCTCAGCAAAAATTGTGGGAGATGCAATCTCTCCTTTCAGTAAAACATATTTATTGAAAGTGGGAGCCCATGATGGCATTAAGATGGGTCAGGCCGTTGTTGTTGGTAAGGTTCTTGTTGGCCATATTGTAGAGGTTGGTCAATCATCGTCACGTGTTCTTTTGCTCAGTGATTTTGATTCACACATTGCTGTTAAGTTCTTATCAAGCGGTGACAGAGCGATGATCAATGGAAATGGACTAAACGGTGTTTCAATTGAATTTATTGGTGATGACGTTCGGTATTTAAAAGATGATTATATTGTAACATCTGGTGTTGAGGGGTATTTGCCAGAAGGTCTTTTGATTGGGCGCCTGAAGCCTGGGACAATGGATATTGTTCCGCTGATTAACTATGAAAGACTTGATATTGTCCAGATTGTGATAGAGAATAAATCTTTGTTAGAAGAAATTGACAAATTGGGACAGGAATAA